A section of the Triticum dicoccoides isolate Atlit2015 ecotype Zavitan chromosome 7A, WEW_v2.0, whole genome shotgun sequence genome encodes:
- the LOC119330307 gene encoding uncharacterized protein At2g39795, mitochondrial-like → MSSASLAARLLRRAASSSRASTLSRRCAHSSATSRAPVSLAQFHPAAAAASPSGTPARRFLSSQSPAASSKISPDENLRRVIDSEIECVVESEEGSAQQIDPPEDFPFEIIDNPGDQSIVLKRELAGETIKATVYTNFDTEEDLNNEGSDAENDDDSFKPALQMVVTVEKPGGSILEFECNFNDDELAIENMRLLNRDAKFTENAYEGPQFSDLDESLQKSFHRYLEVRGIKHSLHDWLHEYMMTKDEREYVVWLKNMREFIEK, encoded by the exons ATGTCGTCGGCGTCCCTCGCCGCCAGGCTCCTCCGCCGCGCCGCCTCTTCGTCGCGGGCCTCCACCCTATCCCGACGCTGCGCCCACTCCTCCGCGACTTCCCGCGCGCCCGTTTCGCTCGCCCAgttccaccccgccgccgccgccgcctccccgtcaGGGACCCCTGCCCGCCGCTTCCTGTCCTCGCAGTCCCCGGCGGCTTCCTCCAAGATCTCCCCGGACGAGAACCTGAGGCGGGTCATCGACTCCGAGATCGAGTGCGTCGTCGAATCGGAGGAGGGCTCCGCGCAG CAAATTGATCCACCAGAAGACTTCCCCTTTGAGATAATTGATAACCCTGGTGATCAGTCCATCGTTCTCAAAAGAGAGCTTGCAGGAGAGACTATTAAAGCTACTGTCTACACAAATTTTGATACTGAGGAAGATTTGAACAATGAGGGCTCTGATGCTGAGAATGATGATGACTCATTTAAGCCAGCACTTCAGATGGTTGTCACTGTTGAGAAACCAGGAGGCTCAATCCTGGAATTTGAGTGCAACTTTAATGATGATGAACTGGCAATTGAAAATATGAGGTTGCTGAATCGCGATGCCAAGTTTACTGAGAATGCATATGAGGGGCCACAGTTCTC TGATCTGGATGAGAGCTTGCAGAAGTCCTTCCACAGGTATCTTGAGGTGAGGGGGATCAAGCACTCGCTGCATGACTGGCTGCACGAGTACATGATGACCAAGGATGAGAGGGAGTACGTGGTTTGGTTGAAGAACATGAGAGAGTTCATCGAGAAATGA